A genome region from Pseudanabaena sp. Chao 1811 includes the following:
- a CDS encoding late competence development ComFB family protein: protein MLGFVNVLEEILVKETYHQIDELRPEIQPKVRVAEVVAYALNRLPPLFATSMSGWHYQYAYAVNELQPQISQLVRQGIKTVLFGDPLHDLTPLPNHLFTNSAGVLYQLSQILGRKHLRWRDVPVLVEAITTRSTYATKINNQTIIQSEEETVLQDASYLSRHTQALLSGSKRFREKRIAQQKEQELKQQSLCLYDASLCVIQGQVNYGSSSWALEKKVKDAAEMEYRALQSYTLQAQLGLVNVLDHLIFRAMEKIMKPELYNQINQAEVAAYALNRLPPMYATSDRGFKHLRQRAINEFARELVGAVRTGIMKVIQAAYTDVPPIYAYQFEKEYEQSMQVLCKLLNREDISLDNVVAIVQDLLLCKSA from the coding sequence ATGCTTGGATTCGTCAATGTTTTGGAAGAAATTCTAGTCAAGGAAACTTATCATCAAATCGACGAACTACGTCCAGAAATACAACCTAAAGTTAGAGTTGCAGAGGTGGTAGCCTATGCTCTTAACCGTTTACCACCATTATTTGCCACATCTATGAGTGGATGGCATTATCAATATGCCTATGCCGTAAATGAGTTACAGCCCCAAATTTCACAATTAGTGCGGCAGGGCATAAAAACTGTCTTATTTGGTGATCCTCTCCATGATTTAACACCATTACCTAATCATTTATTTACCAATAGTGCAGGTGTACTTTATCAGTTAAGCCAAATTTTGGGACGTAAACATTTACGCTGGCGAGATGTTCCCGTTTTAGTTGAAGCAATTACTACGAGATCTACCTATGCAACCAAAATTAATAATCAAACGATAATTCAATCAGAGGAAGAAACGGTCTTACAGGATGCAAGTTATTTGAGTAGGCATACTCAAGCATTACTTTCTGGCTCAAAACGTTTTAGAGAAAAACGTATAGCACAACAAAAAGAACAGGAATTAAAACAGCAATCATTATGTCTGTATGATGCAAGTCTTTGTGTAATTCAAGGACAGGTGAATTACGGAAGTTCTTCTTGGGCTTTGGAGAAGAAAGTCAAGGATGCCGCGGAAATGGAATATAGAGCGCTACAGTCCTATACTTTGCAAGCGCAGTTGGGTCTGGTTAATGTTTTAGATCACCTCATATTCCGTGCTATGGAAAAAATTATGAAACCAGAGCTATATAACCAAATTAACCAAGCTGAGGTAGCTGCCTATGCCCTAAATCGTTTACCACCAATGTATGCAACTAGCGATCGCGGATTTAAGCATTTAAGACAGCGAGCAATTAATGAATTTGCCCGTGAGTTAGTGGGTGCTGTCCGTACTGGGATCATGAAAGTCATACAGGCTGCATATACAGATGTTCCGCCAATCTATGCCTATCAATTTGAAAAGGAATATGAACAATCAATGCAGGTATTATGCAAACTCTTGAACCGAGAAGATATTTCTCTAGATAATGTTGTGGCAATTGTGCAGGATTTATTGTTGTGCAAATCTGCATAA
- the yidD gene encoding membrane protein insertion efficiency factor YidD: MKKLVILLIQFYRLFISPLFPPRCRFQPTCSQYALTAIDRFGLIKGGGLAVKRICSCHPWNIGGYDPVPELLQTDEPA, encoded by the coding sequence ATGAAAAAACTTGTCATTTTATTGATTCAGTTTTATCGCCTATTCATTTCGCCATTATTTCCACCAAGGTGTCGATTTCAACCAACCTGTTCCCAATATGCCTTAACTGCGATTGATCGCTTTGGCTTAATTAAAGGTGGTGGGCTAGCTGTAAAGAGAATTTGTAGTTGTCATCCTTGGAATATTGGTGGTTATGATCCTGTGCCAGAATTACTCCAAACAGATGAACCTGCATAA